Proteins from a single region of Orcinus orca chromosome 20, mOrcOrc1.1, whole genome shotgun sequence:
- the SMIM17 gene encoding small integral membrane protein 17, with amino-acid sequence MPDTGLALCSESCSLGNPTEPWTGERRRNLPLKLSLLERCSLRPEKMQGLLSQEGRAWEKRASLTKDCMAVEVGASGCDSDKKDLPSPKTGHPQEWSSVEEDDESEDSQGFVEWSKAPQQMTIVLVVCVLYLFLVLTGMPMMFHI; translated from the exons ATGCCTGACACAGGGCTGGCACTct GTTCTGAATCCTGTTCCCTGGGAAACCCAACAGAACCCTGGactggggagaggagaagaaacCTGCCTTTAAAGTTGAGCCTCCTGGAGAGATGCAGTCTCAGGCCTGAGAAGATGCAGGGGCTGCTGTCtcaggagggcagggcctgggagaaGCGTGCTTCCCTCACCAAGGACTGCATGGCTGTGGAGGTTGGGGCCTCTGGCTGTGACAGTGACAAGAAAG ACCTACCTTCTCCCAAGACTGGGCATCCCCAGGAGTGGAGCTCGGTGGAGGAAGATGATGAGTCAGAGGACTCCCAG ggcTTTGTGGAGTGGTCAAAAGCTCCGCAACAAATGACCATAGTCTTGGTAGTGTGTGTGCTTTATTTGTTCCTGGTTTTAACAGGGATGCCTATGATGTTTCACATTTAA